AAGTGCCGTGCCAGGAAGCCAAGTAGCTGGCTACGGGTGGAGGCACCCTTCGGCATTCCAGCATGCTCTCCGAGCAGCTTGAGCCAGTGTGCCTCATGCCTTCCCTCGGCCTCGGCCAAGGCGAGCAGGATCTGGCGTTCCTCGCCGTCACGACGCTGGGCGAGCTCCCGGTAGACGGCGGCTTCGGCACGCTCATCGGCCAGGTATTGACGCCAGCGCCTGATGTCCGCAGGCGTGGGCGGGGCTGGTTGGGGCGGTGTTCCGGATCCGCGGGCGGGGTCCGGAGCGGGGCTCGACGAACCGTGGGATTCCTGGTGCTTTTGCACTTTCTCTCCTGTGCTGGGTGGGGTAGTTGCGGCCCCATTGCAACGCCCACTGTACCGCTTATTGGCGCGGATTTTTGGCCGGTATTCCTTAGCGGGAATGTTCGGCGTGCCTTAATTTTGGGCGCGATCCACGCATGCCTTGACCCTCTTCAAGCACAGTGCTCAGATGGAAGGACAGGGGCGGGGGCCCTCCCCGTACTCGTCTCAGCAGGCTGCTTGCCAGCCCACCAGACGGAGGTTGCAGCATGGACACCACCGAACCGCACGCCAACCACCCGGAGCGGGAGACCATCGAGTCCGACCCCGCGTACGACTACAGCGAAGACCAGGAAGTCGACGAACCCTGGGTGGAGGAAATCGACGTCCCGGATGACGACGAGCGGGTTGTTCCCCTGGATGAAACCGAAGAATTCCGTGGGGAAGAAGACGAAGAATTCTAAGCGTCCTCCAAGTGGGTCCTGCAACTCGGGAACCCAAGGTAAAGCGCAACGGCGACGCTGCCCCGAAAAGGGGCGGCGCCGCCGTCGAGCATTACTTGGGGCTGGGCCGTTCAGCTGGCGTTGTGGCTGCTGACGGGGTGGGCTTCCAGGGGCAATTCGTCAGAGACTGCCCCGGCCACGCGCTTGTCCCAAGCCGCCCGAACTTCGGGTTCGGTGGGCGGCGTGAGGAGGGAAATCACGACGTATGCCACGAACGAGGCAGCCAGGCCGTAGTAGATGGGTTCGTTGGCGTAGACGCCGTCGACGCTCGGGATGAGTCCAGTGGCGAACAGAATCAGCAAGGCCAGAGTCAAAATGGAGCCCACTGCCATGGACCAGGCAGCAGCGATACCGGTTCCGCGCTTCCAGACGAGGCCGCCCAGAATCGCGACCAGGAGGCCGCCCACCAGGATGTCGTAGGCAATGGTGAGGGCAACCACCACGTCCTGCGCGGCCATGGAGATCAGCACCGCAACGATGCCAAGGCCAAGAACCCAGTAACGGTTGGCCTTGACGTCGTGCTCAGGGTTTTCGGTGTCGTCGGTGTTGATGGTCTTGCCGAACCAGCTGGCCACGAACGGAACAACATCTGCGCGAGCCACGGTGGCGGCGGCAATCAGGGCACCTGAAGCGGTGGACATCATGGCTGCAACAGCTGCGGCCATGACAAGGCCGCCGATGCCGATGGGCAGGATGTTCGTTGCCACTTCGGCATACACCACGTCCTTGCCAAGGCTTGCCACATCGATGTTGGGGAGTGCTACCCGGGCAGCCAGGCCGATCAAGGCGCCAGCCACACCGTAGAGGATGCAGTAAACGCCGGCCGTCGCTCCGCCCCAGCGTGCAACCTTGGGAGTTTTGGCGGTGAAGACGCGCTGCCAGATATCCTGGCCGATCAGGAGTCCGAGTGTGTAGACGACGAAGTACGTGATGATCGTCTGGACACCGATTCCGTCAATCTGGAAGAAGCTGGCATCGACGCGTTCACGGATGCCGTCGAGTCCTCCGGCTGCGTTCATGACGAAGGGGAGCATCAGGAAGAAGATGCCCACGGTCTTGATGATGAACTGGACCTGGTCGGCAAG
This genomic stretch from Micrococcaceae bacterium Sec5.1 harbors:
- a CDS encoding sodium:solute symporter; translation: MDSSFINIAIVVVYLLAMLAFGWWGKSRTKNNSDFLVAGRRLGPFLYTGTMAAVVLGGASTVGGVGLGYKFGISGMWLVVAIGAGVLLLSLLFAGTIQRLKIYTVSQMLSLRYGSKATQTSGIVMLAYTLMLCATSTGAYATIFVVLFDWPRWMAIAVGGAIVLVYSTIGGMWSITLADQVQFIIKTVGIFFLMLPFVMNAAGGLDGIRERVDASFFQIDGIGVQTIITYFVVYTLGLLIGQDIWQRVFTAKTPKVARWGGATAGVYCILYGVAGALIGLAARVALPNIDVASLGKDVVYAEVATNILPIGIGGLVMAAAVAAMMSTASGALIAAATVARADVVPFVASWFGKTINTDDTENPEHDVKANRYWVLGLGIVAVLISMAAQDVVVALTIAYDILVGGLLVAILGGLVWKRGTGIAAAWSMAVGSILTLALLILFATGLIPSVDGVYANEPIYYGLAASFVAYVVISLLTPPTEPEVRAAWDKRVAGAVSDELPLEAHPVSSHNAS